Proteins from one Pontibacter korlensis genomic window:
- the recR gene encoding recombination mediator RecR, producing the protein MNFPSKLIENAVEELAKLPGVGRKTALRLALHLLKHESEDTLSLAEALVKMRTEVKHCKECHNISDTEICSICANPLRDRSLLCIVSDIRDVIAIENTSQYKGLYHVLGGVISPIEGVGPSDLHIDSLLERLPNSEVREILLAISPTMEGDTTAFYLTRKLRDFNLRITTIARGVPVGGELEYTDEVTLGRSIVERTAYGKI; encoded by the coding sequence ATGAATTTTCCGTCTAAATTAATTGAGAACGCTGTGGAGGAGCTTGCGAAGCTGCCCGGCGTAGGTAGGAAGACTGCGCTTCGACTGGCTTTGCACCTGCTGAAGCATGAGTCTGAAGATACTCTCTCGCTGGCTGAAGCGCTGGTGAAAATGCGCACAGAGGTGAAGCATTGCAAGGAGTGCCATAATATTTCGGACACAGAAATATGCTCTATTTGTGCCAATCCATTGCGCGACAGAAGCTTGCTATGTATTGTGAGCGACATTCGTGATGTGATTGCTATCGAGAACACATCTCAATATAAGGGTTTGTACCATGTGTTGGGAGGAGTGATTTCCCCAATTGAGGGAGTCGGCCCCTCTGATCTGCACATCGATTCATTGCTAGAGCGTTTACCAAACTCGGAGGTAAGAGAAATTCTCTTAGCTATCAGTCCTACCATGGAGGGCGATACCACAGCCTTCTACCTTACCCGCAAACTCCGCGACTTTAACCTGCGCATTACCACAATTGCCCGTGGGGTGCCAGTGGGTGGTGAGCTGGAGTATACCGATGAAGTTACCCTTGGCCGTAGTATAGTAGAACGTACTGCCTACGGTAAAATATAA
- a CDS encoding ATP-dependent Clp protease adaptor ClpS: MNWDTDIFHKEDFEVELLEETTDLRNLVVYNDDVNTFDHVIDTLIKVCGHTAEQAEQCTLLIHYKGKCTVKVGSYEELSGMCTALHDKDLSADIE; encoded by the coding sequence ATGAATTGGGATACAGATATTTTTCATAAAGAAGACTTTGAGGTCGAATTATTAGAGGAAACCACTGACCTGCGCAACCTGGTGGTGTACAACGACGATGTAAATACCTTCGACCATGTAATTGATACGCTTATTAAGGTTTGCGGCCATACAGCGGAGCAGGCAGAGCAATGTACGCTGTTGATTCATTACAAGGGCAAGTGCACCGTGAAAGTTGGGTCTTATGAGGAGTTGTCGGGCATGTGCACAGCACTACACGACAAAGACCTTTCGGCTGATATAGAATAG
- a CDS encoding S9 family peptidase has translation MFISYFPKRLALLLLLLTATLQLQAQKKELTMEDAILNPALQPQNLRQLDWIANSNDYAYIRQSNGEATLVHGSATSSKQRDIMTLQQLSAAVEATGAEKLSSFPALHWRDGGSFVIDVQNRIMEYELKSGKARITTTYAEGAENTELDPTMQRLAYTKGNNLYLSTPGDPDVAITDEPNEAIVHGQTAHRSEFGITKGTFWSPTGSQLAFYRMDQTMVTDYPLVDIEPLPAKLNSIKYPMAGGKSHHVTVGVYDTESKKTIYLKTGEPAEQYLTNITWSPDEKHVYIAVLNRDQNHMKLNRYNAQTGEFERTLFEEKHEKYVEPENGLYFVPGKPSQFVWISERSGFDHLYLYDTSGKQIRQLTSGDWMVTDILGFSKRGDELYYMSTAESPLERHTYAVSLNNGKTRRISQGSGVHQAQLSPDAKYVIDNYSSPATPRKIWVLSTEGKVLQTLLTAKDPLTEYQLGKTTILPLKADDGTDLYTRIITPPNMDKNKKYPVAVYVYGGPHVQLVTNSWLAGANLWMHLMAQKGYIVFTMDSRGSSGRGLAFEQATFRQLGTIEMADQLRGVEYLKSLPYVDADRIGVHGWSFGGFMTTSLMTRHPGVFKVGVAGGPVIDWKYYEVMYTERYMDTPEQNPNGYKEANLLNHIKNLEGKLLMIHGTVDDVVVWQHSLQFIKKAVDEGILLDYFVYPGHPHNVRGKDRVHLMRKITQYFDENL, from the coding sequence ATGTTTATTTCATACTTCCCAAAAAGGTTAGCCTTACTTCTGCTGCTCTTAACTGCTACACTTCAGTTGCAGGCTCAGAAAAAAGAGCTAACCATGGAGGATGCCATTCTGAACCCTGCTTTGCAGCCACAGAACCTTCGCCAATTAGATTGGATAGCTAACAGCAACGACTATGCATACATCAGGCAAAGCAACGGCGAAGCTACGCTTGTACACGGCAGTGCTACCTCAAGCAAGCAGCGCGACATCATGACGCTGCAACAGCTAAGCGCAGCCGTAGAAGCAACAGGCGCCGAAAAACTCAGCAGCTTTCCTGCATTGCACTGGCGCGATGGTGGCAGCTTTGTTATTGATGTGCAAAACAGGATTATGGAGTATGAATTAAAATCAGGAAAAGCCAGGATTACAACGACCTATGCCGAAGGGGCAGAAAACACAGAGCTGGATCCAACCATGCAGCGCCTGGCCTACACCAAAGGCAATAACTTGTATCTCTCCACTCCAGGCGACCCCGATGTAGCAATTACAGACGAACCAAACGAAGCAATTGTACACGGGCAGACAGCTCACCGATCTGAATTCGGCATTACTAAAGGCACCTTCTGGTCACCAACAGGTAGTCAGTTAGCTTTCTACCGCATGGACCAGACAATGGTGACTGATTATCCCTTAGTAGATATCGAACCACTTCCGGCTAAACTTAACAGCATCAAATATCCAATGGCTGGCGGCAAAAGCCATCATGTAACCGTTGGTGTGTATGATACTGAATCTAAGAAAACGATTTACCTGAAAACTGGCGAACCTGCAGAGCAGTACCTGACCAACATAACCTGGAGCCCGGACGAGAAGCATGTTTACATTGCTGTGCTCAACCGCGACCAGAACCACATGAAGCTGAACCGCTACAATGCTCAGACAGGTGAGTTTGAAAGAACCTTGTTTGAAGAGAAGCACGAAAAGTATGTGGAGCCGGAAAACGGTTTATACTTTGTGCCAGGCAAACCAAGTCAATTTGTGTGGATCAGTGAGCGCAGCGGCTTCGACCATTTATACTTGTACGACACCAGCGGCAAGCAAATCCGTCAGCTTACGAGTGGAGATTGGATGGTGACCGACATCCTAGGCTTTAGCAAAAGAGGTGATGAGCTATACTACATGTCTACTGCCGAAAGCCCACTGGAGCGCCACACTTACGCAGTTAGCTTGAACAATGGAAAGACGCGCCGCATCTCCCAAGGTAGCGGAGTGCACCAGGCACAACTTAGCCCTGACGCCAAGTATGTTATAGACAACTACAGCAGCCCGGCTACCCCTAGAAAGATTTGGGTGCTGAGCACAGAAGGCAAAGTGCTTCAGACACTCCTGACCGCAAAGGACCCGCTCACAGAATATCAGCTCGGCAAAACTACTATCCTTCCGCTCAAAGCTGACGATGGCACTGACCTGTACACACGCATAATCACACCGCCAAACATGGACAAGAATAAAAAGTACCCGGTGGCAGTGTATGTGTACGGAGGGCCGCACGTGCAACTGGTAACCAACAGCTGGCTAGCCGGAGCTAACCTTTGGATGCACCTGATGGCTCAGAAAGGTTATATCGTGTTCACTATGGATTCCCGTGGCTCTTCAGGAAGAGGCCTTGCTTTTGAGCAGGCAACTTTCCGCCAATTAGGCACTATAGAAATGGCTGACCAACTTCGGGGAGTAGAGTACCTAAAGTCACTGCCCTATGTAGATGCCGACCGTATCGGTGTGCATGGCTGGAGCTTCGGCGGTTTTATGACCACTTCACTCATGACTCGCCACCCTGGTGTGTTTAAGGTAGGTGTAGCGGGTGGTCCGGTAATAGACTGGAAATATTACGAGGTAATGTACACCGAGCGCTACATGGATACGCCTGAACAGAACCCTAATGGCTACAAGGAAGCCAACCTTCTGAACCATATAAAGAACTTGGAGGGCAAGCTCCTGATGATTCATGGTACGGTAGACGATGTGGTGGTGTGGCAGCACAGCCTACAGTTTATCAAGAAAGCCGTAGACGAAGGCATCCTGCTGGACTATTTTGTTTACCCCGGCCACCCGCACAATGTGAGGGGTAAGGATCGTGTTCATTTGATGCGCAAGATTACCCAATACTTTGACGAAAATTTATAA